A genomic window from Silene latifolia isolate original U9 population chromosome Y, ASM4854445v1, whole genome shotgun sequence includes:
- the LOC141629738 gene encoding uncharacterized protein LOC141629738, with translation MTGDDKLKGGTSGPKTIPMTSPLYLHPSDNPNLTFTQIVFNGNNYDLWSEAVKNGLDAKNKLAFIQGKVKKPEADDEDESIELVAWRQCQAMLRAWLRNVIDEKLHPSITFSVQ, from the coding sequence ATGACTGGTGATGATAAGCTTAAGGGTGGGACGAGTGGTCCAAAGACCATTCCTATGACATCCCCTCTCTATCTTCATCCTTCGGACAATCCGAATCTCACATTTACACAAATCGTTTTCAATGGCAATAACTACGATTTGTGGTCAGAGGCCGTCAAAAACGGACTCGATGCAAAAAACAAATTAGCCTTCATTCAAGGGAAAGTTAAGAAACCCGAGGCTGATGATGAGGACGAAAGTATTGAATTGGTTGCTTGGAGACAATGTCAGGCGATGTTAAGGGCTTGGCTACGCAATGTTATTGATGAGAAATTGCACCCGAGCATTACTTTTTCGGTCCAGTGA